From one Polynucleobacter sp. UK-FUSCHL-C3 genomic stretch:
- a CDS encoding UDP-2,3-diacylglucosamine diphosphatase, with protein MEHYRAIWISDVHLGTPGCQAKYLLDFLKHNESDTLYLVGDIIDGWRLKKSIYWPQSHNDVVQKILRKARKGTEVVYVPGNHDESIRQFLGLSFGDIRVVPEAIHTTADGRKLWITHGDLFDGVMQYAKWLAYVGDNLYSLILYFNRYLNMLRVRMGLQYWSLSQYLKHQVKNAVSYIADFEMIMAREARLRDCQGVVCGHIHKAEIRMIDNLLYCNDGDWVESLTALVETHEGELKIVHWPHILGDQHSVEDISFEPITLPISFPTRAPSPAFMARTSLIPSVEKA; from the coding sequence ATGGAGCACTATAGAGCCATTTGGATCTCAGACGTGCATCTCGGGACACCTGGATGCCAGGCTAAATACCTCCTCGATTTCTTAAAGCATAACGAATCCGATACCTTATATTTAGTCGGCGACATCATTGATGGCTGGCGCCTTAAGAAAAGTATTTATTGGCCACAATCCCATAACGATGTGGTGCAAAAGATTTTGCGTAAAGCACGCAAGGGTACGGAAGTGGTCTACGTCCCAGGCAATCACGATGAGTCAATCCGTCAGTTTTTGGGTCTCTCCTTTGGCGATATCCGAGTTGTTCCAGAGGCGATTCATACTACTGCCGATGGTCGCAAGCTCTGGATTACCCATGGCGATCTATTTGATGGAGTCATGCAATACGCCAAGTGGTTAGCCTATGTTGGCGACAACCTCTACTCCCTCATTCTGTATTTCAATCGCTACCTCAATATGTTGCGGGTACGAATGGGCTTGCAATACTGGTCTCTCTCGCAATACCTAAAGCATCAGGTCAAAAATGCTGTGAGCTATATCGCCGACTTTGAAATGATTATGGCTAGAGAAGCGCGCTTACGCGATTGCCAAGGCGTTGTCTGCGGGCATATCCATAAAGCGGAGATCCGCATGATTGATAACCTTCTCTATTGTAATGATGGGGATTGGGTTGAGAGCCTCACCGCCCTTGTCGAGACTCACGAGGGTGAGCTCAAAATTGTGCATTGGCCTCACATCCTCGGTGATCAGCATTCGGTAGAAGACATTAGCTTTGAACCAATCACCCTACCAATTTCATTTCCGACGCGTGCCCCATCACCTGCGTTTATGGCACGAACCTCACTAATACCTTCTGTGGAGAAAGCATGA
- a CDS encoding glycosyltransferase family 1 protein: MRIMIVTDAWEPQVNGVVRTLKQTTYELHKMGHQIEMITPSGFKTIPCPTYPDISLSLFPGKGVAKRIKDFAPDAIHIATEGPLGMAARSYALRHDLPFSTAYHTRFPEYVYARTRIPLAWTYRFLKWFHGPSLAVMAPTQVVKDDLEKYGFDNVVIWSRGVDLEIFKPQDSKVLNSAHPIFLYVGRVAVEKNINAFLEIDLPGSKWVVGDGPAMKEIKEKYPLVNYLGVLNQYQLAEVYAAADVFVFPSKTDTFGLVLLEAMACGLPVAAYPVTGPIDVLGDSSAGVMNEDLRTACLQALKIPREVARAHAEKFSWRAASEQFANHLKPVQVKVSAQTVPA, from the coding sequence ATGAGAATAATGATTGTGACCGACGCTTGGGAGCCCCAGGTCAATGGCGTAGTCCGCACCCTAAAGCAAACCACCTATGAACTTCATAAGATGGGTCATCAGATTGAGATGATTACGCCTTCGGGATTTAAGACGATTCCGTGCCCTACCTATCCGGATATCTCGCTGTCTTTATTTCCTGGTAAAGGAGTGGCAAAGCGCATTAAAGACTTTGCCCCCGATGCGATTCATATTGCGACCGAGGGCCCATTGGGTATGGCAGCACGCTCATATGCCCTGCGCCATGATCTACCCTTCTCTACCGCTTACCACACCCGCTTTCCAGAATATGTTTATGCCCGGACTCGTATTCCCTTAGCCTGGACCTATCGTTTCCTCAAATGGTTTCATGGCCCATCCTTAGCGGTGATGGCACCTACTCAAGTCGTGAAAGATGATTTGGAAAAATATGGCTTTGATAATGTGGTGATCTGGTCGCGCGGTGTTGATCTAGAAATCTTCAAGCCTCAGGACTCTAAAGTATTAAATAGCGCTCACCCCATCTTTTTATATGTGGGTCGTGTCGCGGTCGAGAAAAATATCAATGCCTTCCTTGAAATTGATTTACCAGGATCCAAATGGGTAGTCGGTGACGGCCCAGCCATGAAAGAAATCAAAGAAAAATATCCTTTGGTGAACTATCTAGGCGTACTCAATCAATATCAACTCGCCGAGGTCTATGCGGCTGCCGATGTGTTTGTGTTCCCCAGCAAAACCGATACCTTTGGCTTGGTCTTACTCGAGGCGATGGCTTGTGGCTTGCCAGTGGCGGCCTATCCTGTAACCGGTCCCATTGATGTATTGGGCGATTCAAGTGCTGGTGTCATGAATGAAGATCTACGCACGGCCTGTCTTCAAGCGCTCAAGATCCCACGCGAGGTAGCGCGCGCCCATGCTGAGAAGTTCTCATGGAGAGCAGCAAGTGAGCAATTTGCTAATCACTTAAAGCCTGTTCAGGTCAAGGTTTCAGCACAGACTGTGCCTGCCTAA
- a CDS encoding diacylglycerol kinase — MSQPYDIKQNPHKGNRGFTRAIHAAKNSWHGLIFAFKEESAFRQELVLLVLLTPIAIILPVSLVEKALMIGSLFMVLVIELLNSSVEAAIDRISFEHHDLSKRAKDFGSAAVMLALLIALIIWFAVIYQELT; from the coding sequence ATGTCTCAACCCTACGACATCAAACAAAATCCGCATAAGGGCAACCGCGGATTCACACGAGCTATCCATGCAGCCAAGAACTCATGGCATGGCCTAATCTTTGCTTTTAAGGAAGAAAGCGCCTTTCGGCAAGAGCTAGTGCTCTTGGTCCTGCTGACCCCAATTGCCATCATATTGCCCGTTAGCTTGGTGGAGAAAGCCTTGATGATTGGGTCATTGTTCATGGTACTGGTGATTGAGTTACTCAACTCTAGCGTGGAGGCTGCTATTGACCGCATCTCTTTTGAGCATCACGACCTCTCCAAGAGGGCTAAAGACTTTGGCTCGGCCGCAGTGATGCTTGCCTTATTAATTGCCTTAATTATCTGGTTTGCCGTGATTTATCAAGAATTAACTTAA
- a CDS encoding GNAT family N-acyltransferase, protein MPDIPNPFSALDHLFINKRDAKSFEPLKPWTDKLNPLKKFFSTKADKETTKSVDEQAVDKKQEHKHVPELLGKAKRVPFKVSWAMHADEIKEAQRLRYKVFAEEMGARLPVNEDGLDIDEFDAYCDHLLVRDPETLRVIGTYRVLAPHKAAEIGRLYSDSEFDLSRLNHLRPKMVEVGRSCVHQDYRSGAVIMALWSGLGQYMKQHQYEIMLGCASIPMADGGHYAASLYNSLGPEQMAPVENHAFPKLPLPLDRLNGGLQVDAPPLIKGYLKLGAKICSAPAWDPDFNTADLLTMLRLSEMNPRYAKHFLDKAD, encoded by the coding sequence ATGCCTGATATCCCAAATCCCTTCTCTGCTCTGGATCATTTATTTATTAATAAACGCGATGCGAAGTCGTTTGAACCCCTCAAACCTTGGACGGATAAATTGAATCCGTTAAAGAAGTTTTTCTCTACAAAAGCGGATAAAGAGACTACAAAGTCTGTGGATGAGCAAGCGGTTGATAAAAAGCAGGAGCACAAGCATGTGCCTGAGCTCCTCGGCAAGGCCAAGCGCGTCCCTTTTAAGGTCTCGTGGGCAATGCATGCTGATGAGATCAAAGAAGCGCAACGTCTGCGCTATAAAGTTTTCGCTGAGGAGATGGGTGCTCGTCTCCCCGTCAATGAAGATGGTCTTGATATCGACGAATTTGATGCCTACTGCGATCACCTCCTAGTGCGCGACCCAGAGACTCTCAGAGTAATTGGTACGTATCGCGTTTTAGCGCCTCACAAAGCTGCGGAGATTGGTCGCCTTTACTCGGATTCTGAATTTGATCTCTCTCGCCTCAATCACTTACGCCCCAAAATGGTGGAGGTCGGTCGTTCCTGTGTTCACCAAGACTATCGCTCGGGTGCGGTCATCATGGCGCTATGGAGTGGCTTGGGTCAATACATGAAGCAACATCAATATGAAATCATGCTTGGTTGTGCAAGTATTCCGATGGCAGATGGTGGTCACTACGCAGCCAGTCTTTATAACTCGCTAGGCCCCGAGCAAATGGCTCCGGTTGAGAACCATGCCTTCCCCAAACTACCTCTACCGCTCGATCGCTTAAATGGTGGTCTACAGGTCGATGCACCCCCCCTGATTAAGGGCTACCTGAAGTTAGGGGCAAAGATCTGTAGTGCTCCAGCTTGGGATCCAGACTTTAATACCGCTGATTTGCTAACCATGTTGCGTCTATCGGAAATGAACCCTCGATACGCGAAACACTTCTTAGACAAAGCTGATTAG
- a CDS encoding Ppx/GppA phosphatase family protein, giving the protein MQLRTIDTLREPVRLAAGLTPGKVLDDEAIKRGLEAILRFGERLRGFRPEQVRAVATNTLRVARNAQKFVQEAQIALGFPIEVIAGVEEARLIYIGTSHEAPAVSGNRLVIDVGGGSSEFIIGKGYEPKLLESLYIGCVSHSIRFFPNGAIDSHAFKEAELAARREVQVIKGRFHKSGWNQVIGSSGTARALADLIADNKLNGPEEKNGQDSTSSGLDGVITLQGLKGLKHRLLDFDHIDRVTLINLKEDRRPVLPGGLSIMLAIFDELGIERMEVSDAALRVGVLYDLLGRTQHHDMRFVTVEQFMTRYAVDREQAHRLGTLAAEFLSQLPKPSHESRSDNLALLAWSANLHEIGLSISHNGYHKHSAYISANADMPGFSKNDQARLAALLLGHTGKLGKLSNNANFSDWRMLFCIRLAHVLCRSRTDEHLPKVKVRSPDSESFEVQLDHDWAQAHPLTEFSLRKEAAEWERIGYRYTLKLTN; this is encoded by the coding sequence ATGCAACTGCGGACCATTGATACGCTGAGAGAGCCAGTTCGACTAGCGGCTGGCCTAACCCCCGGGAAGGTCTTGGATGATGAGGCGATCAAACGGGGTTTAGAGGCCATCTTGCGCTTTGGTGAACGCTTGCGGGGATTTCGTCCTGAGCAGGTAAGAGCGGTTGCTACAAATACGCTGCGGGTCGCCAGAAATGCCCAAAAGTTTGTGCAAGAAGCGCAAATTGCGCTGGGATTTCCAATCGAGGTAATCGCTGGCGTTGAAGAGGCTCGCCTCATTTATATTGGCACCTCGCATGAGGCACCTGCAGTCTCCGGTAATCGTTTAGTGATTGATGTGGGTGGTGGATCAAGTGAGTTCATCATCGGCAAAGGATATGAACCGAAGCTCCTGGAAAGTCTTTATATTGGCTGTGTATCGCACAGCATTCGCTTCTTTCCGAATGGTGCGATTGATTCGCATGCCTTTAAGGAAGCCGAGCTGGCTGCCCGCCGCGAGGTGCAAGTCATTAAAGGACGCTTTCATAAATCGGGCTGGAATCAAGTGATTGGCTCTTCTGGAACGGCCAGAGCCTTAGCTGATTTGATTGCCGATAACAAGCTAAATGGCCCCGAGGAAAAGAATGGTCAAGATTCGACTAGTTCTGGATTAGACGGGGTCATTACCCTGCAGGGTCTAAAGGGTCTCAAGCACCGCCTGCTCGATTTTGATCATATTGACCGGGTCACCCTGATTAATTTAAAAGAGGATCGACGTCCCGTATTACCAGGGGGGCTTTCGATTATGTTGGCCATCTTTGATGAGCTGGGGATTGAACGTATGGAGGTCAGTGATGCGGCATTGCGCGTCGGGGTCTTATACGATTTACTAGGCAGAACCCAGCATCACGATATGCGCTTTGTGACTGTAGAGCAGTTTATGACGCGCTATGCGGTTGATCGTGAGCAGGCTCACCGCCTTGGTACCTTAGCCGCAGAATTTCTTTCTCAATTACCAAAACCTAGCCATGAGAGCAGAAGCGATAATCTTGCCTTACTGGCTTGGTCTGCTAATTTGCATGAGATTGGCCTATCGATTTCCCACAATGGTTATCACAAACACTCCGCATATATTTCGGCCAATGCGGACATGCCCGGATTTTCGAAGAACGACCAGGCTCGACTGGCGGCTCTGCTATTGGGGCACACCGGTAAGTTGGGCAAGCTCTCGAACAATGCCAACTTTAGTGACTGGCGTATGTTGTTTTGTATTCGTCTTGCACATGTTTTATGCCGTTCACGTACAGACGAGCACTTGCCTAAAGTGAAAGTGAGAAGCCCTGATTCAGAAAGCTTTGAGGTGCAGTTGGATCATGATTGGGCGCAAGCCCACCCCCTTACAGAGTTTAGCTTGCGTAAAGAAGCTGCTGAGTGGGAGCGGATTGGTTACCGCTACACACTGAAGCTAACGAACTAA
- the ppk1 gene encoding polyphosphate kinase 1 — protein sequence MSLLLLNREIGILEFNSRVLSQAEDLKIPLLERIRFLSIVSSNLDEFFEIRMAGIKEQLIDNPVKVGSDGRTIAQSYDLVSQQAHALVDRQYKLYQQVLLPNLKKAGIEFLLTEHWSSAQRSWAEDFFKEELLPLLTPIALDPVHPFPRVINKSLNFVVQLHGNDAFGRKANLAVVQAPRALPRLVKMPKRLCGDTEAFVFLSSFIQAFVYQLFPGMEVLGCYQFRVTRNSDLFVSDDEVTDLRKALQGELPSRHLGDAVRLEANINIPDDLLQRLCKENNLDLRDCYRVNGPVNLVRLAQLPDLVDKPKLIFTPYVPAFPFKHHHNTSANSYFERIKRADILLHHPYESFEPVLELLREAAKDPDVLAIKQTVYRTGDKSPVMEALIEAAQNGKEVTVVLELLARFDEQTNINWAAKLEEVGAHVVYGVVGHKCHAKMLLIVRKEKINKSGKTSLVRYAHLGTGNYHPRTAKLYTDFGLMTCDPHLTKDIHHVFQQLTGTGMQLETREIWEAPFTMLEQLIHHIRIETKAAKQGKKARIIGKMNALLEPTIIEELYKASRAGVQIDLIVRGVCALRPGVKGLSENIKVRSIVGRFLEHHRIYYFYAGGDEVLYLSSADWMERNLLRRVEVAFPVKDIKLKQRVIQEGLMILLKDNASAWLMKADGSYVMSKTRLNQEPLIGQIELLKKFSRVESAR from the coding sequence ATGTCACTTTTATTACTAAACCGCGAAATCGGTATCTTGGAGTTCAACTCTCGGGTTTTATCGCAAGCCGAGGATCTAAAGATTCCGCTTCTAGAGCGTATCCGCTTTCTCAGTATTGTCTCGAGTAATCTCGATGAGTTCTTTGAAATCCGCATGGCAGGTATTAAAGAGCAACTGATCGATAACCCCGTTAAAGTAGGTTCCGATGGCAGAACCATTGCGCAGAGTTACGATCTTGTATCGCAACAAGCCCATGCACTAGTAGACCGGCAATACAAACTCTACCAACAGGTACTGCTACCGAATCTGAAGAAGGCTGGTATTGAATTTTTGTTAACGGAACATTGGTCTAGTGCCCAACGATCGTGGGCGGAAGATTTCTTCAAAGAAGAATTATTACCCCTACTAACCCCGATTGCTCTAGACCCAGTTCACCCGTTCCCCCGAGTAATCAATAAGAGTTTGAACTTTGTGGTGCAGCTGCATGGAAATGATGCCTTTGGACGCAAGGCAAACCTAGCGGTAGTCCAAGCTCCGCGCGCCCTACCTCGTCTTGTAAAAATGCCCAAACGCTTATGTGGCGATACCGAGGCATTCGTATTTTTATCCTCATTCATTCAGGCCTTCGTTTATCAATTATTTCCGGGAATGGAAGTGCTTGGTTGTTATCAGTTCCGGGTCACCCGAAACTCAGATTTGTTTGTGTCAGATGATGAGGTTACCGACCTCCGTAAGGCTTTACAAGGTGAGCTACCTTCGCGTCATTTGGGCGATGCTGTTCGTTTGGAAGCCAATATAAATATTCCGGATGATCTATTGCAACGGCTATGCAAAGAAAACAATCTTGATTTGCGAGACTGCTACCGGGTCAATGGTCCGGTGAACTTGGTGCGCTTAGCCCAGTTACCCGATCTAGTCGATAAGCCCAAATTAATCTTTACACCCTATGTGCCCGCGTTCCCCTTCAAACACCATCACAATACGTCTGCAAATTCTTATTTTGAGCGAATTAAGCGCGCTGATATCTTGTTGCATCACCCGTATGAGAGTTTTGAGCCCGTTCTAGAGCTCTTGCGTGAAGCAGCCAAAGATCCGGATGTCTTAGCGATTAAACAAACAGTCTATCGCACGGGAGATAAATCCCCCGTCATGGAGGCGCTCATCGAGGCTGCACAAAATGGTAAAGAGGTTACTGTTGTTCTTGAACTTTTAGCCCGCTTTGATGAGCAAACCAATATTAACTGGGCAGCCAAGCTAGAGGAAGTTGGTGCGCACGTTGTCTATGGTGTGGTGGGTCATAAATGCCACGCCAAGATGCTGTTAATTGTTCGTAAAGAGAAAATCAATAAATCGGGTAAGACCAGTTTGGTGCGTTATGCTCATTTGGGTACCGGTAACTACCACCCCCGTACTGCCAAGCTCTATACGGACTTTGGCTTAATGACCTGCGATCCCCACCTCACAAAAGATATCCATCACGTCTTTCAGCAGCTAACAGGCACTGGGATGCAACTGGAAACCCGAGAGATTTGGGAGGCGCCCTTTACGATGCTTGAGCAACTTATTCATCATATTCGTATTGAGACCAAGGCTGCAAAACAAGGTAAAAAGGCGCGCATCATTGGAAAAATGAATGCCCTCCTTGAGCCCACCATCATAGAAGAGTTATATAAAGCCTCCCGGGCAGGCGTGCAAATTGATCTCATTGTGCGTGGCGTCTGCGCCTTGCGCCCTGGAGTCAAAGGTCTTTCTGAGAATATTAAAGTGCGCTCCATTGTGGGTCGCTTTTTAGAGCACCATCGTATTTATTATTTCTATGCCGGTGGCGACGAGGTCTTATACCTCTCCAGCGCCGATTGGATGGAGCGCAATCTATTGCGCCGAGTTGAAGTTGCCTTTCCGGTAAAAGATATCAAACTCAAACAACGGGTTATCCAAGAAGGTTTAATGATTTTGCTCAAAGACAATGCCTCTGCTTGGCTGATGAAAGCCGATGGCAGTTATGTCATGAGCAAAACCCGACTCAATCAAGAACCGCTTATCGGACAGATTGAATTACTTAAGAAGTTCTCGCGGGTGGAAAGC